The region ttattaaaaaaaaaaaaaaaaaaaagaagctcctaTCACATTCTTTGGCCATTATCAGAGGTGGACAAGTCACGCTTATACATCCAGCCTCTGCCAGCAAGCATTACAACTTGCCCTATTTGGGTCAAACTGGCCCAAGAACACATATGCCAAATCCATTCTAAGAAATGGCTTTAGATGTCCATGATGAGACCAGTCTGTGGTGCCGAGAGGCGACTTTGAGTCAACCTCATCACAGCATCTTTTCCTTTGGCATGGATGGCGTTAACATAAAAGCACAAATTCCATTAGTAGATAGCTTACGTTGCTTGAATATCACATTAACTGATTCTTCATTGCCTCAagcacttaattcatcaacgagcTAAATATCACAATGATTGTTGACTTTCTGCTGCAGAATggaaacttaaaaaaatatatcattgtAAAATACGTTTCGTGATTCCTGACATGCAAAGCCGTCCTGTAGTGAGCGTGTTTGAACTTAAGGCTAACCATCTTCAGGTTTGCATTGATAGCAGAAAACCGCATCGATTCCATCCGGCGAGAGAGCTGAGAACATTCAGAGCGTTGGGATGGCCGGTAAAGAAACTGCCAATCGATTTTACTCTAACAGAGGAGACGCTCTCCACAAGACATCATCCAGAGGCTTCTCCTGTCGTTAATTGCACAATAACAAGGTGTGAGTTGCGAGAGTAGGTAGGTAGAACACCAGTAGGTTCGGGTGACTGAGTACTAGAAGAACCTATCTATCATATATACAGTTAACATTTATTGAGTATGTCTCTGAGGTTGAGTGAGCTGAGTGAGGATTGGCTCAGGCGACCAGCTGCAAGAGGTAAGGAGGAGTGTGGGGGAGGAAAAGAAGAGGAGAGTGTTCAGGGACGAAGAGGACGGGAAACAACTGGAACTTGGTTGTGAGAAAAGGCCAGGACTTCTACGTTATCTTTTTTTCAGGGATGGTAGTATCCTTTTTCTTTAGTTGTACGATTAGTTAATACATCAGGAAGTTGAGACGATCAGTCATGTCGGTTCGGTTTTGGAAGGAATAAGGTCTCGGAAGGAACAAGGAACACCCTGGAATTAGGAACTCTTGGAGGAACGTTGCGTGTTTGGACCATGGGAACCATATCCTAAATTCTGTTCCTGGATTTTTTAGAAAGTACTTTTACGAGGCCCAGGAACTTTTTTGTCTTTAAACCTGAAGTATGTAATACCTCTAAGTAGGGGTCTTCTTCTAGCAATGAACTGAACTTAGATATATCCAAACACACAAGGGTCCTCTAAAAGCTCCTAGTTTCCAGGTAAGGTCCCTGCGCTGGAAAATGCACCTTAAAATTCCTCCTTCCCTTTGGCTTCTTGTTGCTTCCTCCCCTCTCGCCGTTCAGTCGTCCTCCAGGACTTCTGTCTTGATGTCACTGGGAACCCCTCCGGTTCTAGACAGGGCCAAGATGGTGTGATTGACTGCGGCCATCTCCACAGCCAAGGAGATGGGATCCTGGTGCTCGCTGTGAGCGGCGTTGTCATCCTGAGAGAGGATGAAGGGGAGAATATGAGTTTCAATTTGCGAGTTGCCACACTTGTCCCAGAATTTGTTGAGTGAGTCAAGTTCTCTCTGTGCTGCGGTATGCTGCAGTTTCCCTGGGGACCTCTGAATTGAAGAATGACCTATTTGATAGGATTGTGTGAATTCGTTCAGCAAATTGAGCTATTTATGTTCTTGTAACGTCAACATTTGAAAGATTATTTCCAATGTTTCATCAGGACTAAACTATACCACacaaatataagacgatgtgCTAGCTGTCTTAATCCAGATGTGTTCACACTTGTCAGGTTGGTTCAGCTGATTGCCCTTCCCGCACAGTTGGTTTGGTGGAGTGTGAATGCTATCACCCAAAGCCTTGTGGACAACAAACAAGTGAACCGAGACCACTTGACGAGgcttttgaaacattttttagAAGCCTTCCGTGACATCTCAGGTGGTAAAAATAGCACAACAtgaaatgtatgtatgtatatatatatgaaaaaaaaacctgcagcgGCTGTTTTACTTTCTTTAGTTTCATCCCCAATATGTGTCAGACAGGTTTTGATTTTATGTTTGTATATGCTTTTTACAGTGCGACTGTTTATCCGAGAATATtaagagctttttttccccccattttatTTCTGGACTTCTGGACTGGATCACCAAACTACAAGCAGGCAACTTTTGACAAATCCTGTCGACCATCCCACTGTTAAAGATTGAAAAGGTGActgattttatatatatataaaaaaagaaaaaaagtgatcaTGACTAATGTgactaaatgtgaaatgttaccTGTGTAGGGGAGCTGGGCTCCAAGCGGTAAAGGCCAAATTGTCGGCTGAGAGGTCTCTTGTCAAAATATGGCAGATCACATGCCTAAAAGGAAAAGTATAGtttgagaaataaaataaaatcgacCAATAATTACAATTCGGACCAAGTAATATTTAGTCACTCAGCAACCCACCTcttcatatttgtattttttcagagtTAGATGACTGTGTGGTATTAGTGTCAAGACGACGGTAGGTCCACAAAGTTGTTGGAGATAAAGGAAGCTGCTGTACCTGGTCTGTGAAATCGTTCCCGTCAATGTCGTCACTGTTGGAGTGTCCTCCTGGACTCTGCACGTCTATCCCATGACTCTCCAGGATTGTGGCTTCTTGGAGGAAAAGGACACAGTGTGACATTTACTGTCGATCAATGGCAATTCTTAGTGAGAACTGGAGTGCAGCAGTGACTTGCCACTTGAGGTACTTTTAGCAATACAAACCAACGTACAGGTAGTTTCAGGAGTAATTGTTGAGTCAGAATCAACTTTGGAGCCTTTCTCTCACCAACTTGGATGATACTTCTATTACTACCACCGAACTAGATTTAAAGTAGTATTTTCAGCCAACCTCTCATCTATAAACTTTTTCTGTTATatgaaaaatacacaaaatattttttttattaaataagtAACAAGCCCATAAAggcttatataaaaaaaaaaatgttcaatgcTTCAAAGAAACTGTTCGCTCCCAAAGATACATTACCAATGTTAGCTCGCCTCTTGATTTCTTTGCGGCGGTTCGCGAACCAGTTGTAAACTTTGAGGGAAGTGACCCTCTCCAAATCAGATAGCTTCTTCCCTGAAAAAGATCAGACGTGGCATTCCACCAACTCAATGCAATGCAAAGTCTACCAATCAATTAAAAGATTAAATTTCACATCGTACCATCATTGTGATTCACATACTAAATTTACAAAACCTGCAGTTTACCTGGTTTCTGAATAACAGCATTACAGGCGTTGGCAATTTCCTCCCTTTTGGCTTCATCTGGGTACTGGTTGTCGTTGAAGTAGCTATAAATGGCACAAGGAGCAGGCTCAATGAATTATTTTACACATGAGCCAAGACAACCAAATAGAGTGTTTTTAATTTCTACCATCAAGCCAGTGTTTTTATTGGTGGGTGTGGATCTATGGGATTTTGTTAAAAACTTTTAACTCTCTTGTCTCTTCACCTCTCCATCACAGCCAGACACTCCTTCCTCCAAGTGAAGCGGCTTCCCCGCCGAAGTCGGAAAGTTCCCGGGGCTGTGGCCAGTGGAGGAGGAGTTTGCCTCCACTCCATCTCCTCCAGAGGCAATGGCGCCGGCCGCATGTTCAGAGTGGCACCTATCGTCGACAAAAAGAAATGAGCATTGCTCCGAGTAGAATACACAGGTATCATCACTTCTCAATGGGAATATTTTGTGTGGAACATTCTGATTTTCACAATTGTGTCTAAGCCAAAACCATGATTACAAAAATTCCATCACAATTTTAACAACCCAAGTACGATACGGCCAAAATTGAATGTACCAATAATCACGTACGTATATCCTGATAAGATTTTTACATAATTAAATTAAGGGAACCTTTTCTTTGGGCTTTTCTCTTATttgtttgacatggaaaaaacaagttaaatgaattaaaaaaaaaaaaatacaataaaacacaaaatatccggtagaaaaatgaaatcggTTTTCACAGAATCTATACTCTTGCTGTGTACATTTAAAGTAGTGTAATGTTCAGTTGTTTACCTCCATGCTCTTCTCGAAATGATGTAAGCTACTACAAAGCAGCAACATTTCCACAGTTACATTAACCATCATTTCTTTGTACAATGTTGGCGTGGCATTTCAACAGGCATTCAGCATTATCACACCAAACTCCTACTCTGACTCATCCAACTGCAACCATACTATTGACACCCAGCTAAAAGGCAGGACACATTTGCAGAGTCATAACCCAACCCAAACTGGTTAACCCTGCAATAGTTCTTGCAATCAGCATTAAAAGGGCATCCGTTTCCTCTGCAGCATTGATGGAAGTGTGCGCGGTGCTTGGCGGGGCTCACTGCGCCCATAAATTTCACAACGAAAGAGCAGTTTGCAGTGCTGATGGCAAGGGGCATGCCGCAGAGGACAAGGCGTGGGATGTCTGTCTGCTGCCTGTCTATAAGTTGATACAGCACACATTTACACTGGAGATGCCAAGTCAGCATGTCACTTGTTTAAGCAACCGCATTGGAGTGTGGCTTTAAAAGTGTGCGTAAACCTCCGATCAGTATTTAGGGCTCTTCCCATTGGGAAATATTAAAGCTCGTCTTTAAATATTTTAAGTGAGGCAGCATCACATATTTTTGTAAGGAAAGTGCTCCTTAGGTTGGCTGCATAAATTATAAAACAAGAGTGTTTCACATTTCATCCTAAACTTGTAAATCACAATAGTATCCCGCTAATCACGtcagaaggcccatttcaggaTGTTCAACACTTGAGCATCTCATCAATCATCTAAGAGGAAACTTCACATtgcttcatttattttaaaacgaTAAATACGCCAGATTCTCTGCATTTGCTTCTTCTAGGTAAAACTGTACCTGGTGTCGTTTTCTCCAGCGCGTACCAACGGTAGAAGGCCCTCTTCTTCTGCTCACTCAGATCGGAGCCATGCTGCAGCAGCCAATGGGAGATTCTGCTCTGGCTGATGCCTGGAAGGAAGCCAGACATCAAATTAGTGAGTGTTTTACATCAAGCCCTGGCACAGTTAGCAGACAAATCCCTTGAATAATAATTGTGCCAACAAAAGGGCAGACAAGAGAAGAATGCAATGATATTTGTAATGTAGCTCCTTGCATCACTAATGTACTGTTGGGTTATTCAAAATAATACATCTGCACTCGAAAGTACTCCAAGGCGCGAGTGTTGGTTGGTCTCGTCATCCCCCCTACTCAAATGCACCGATATAGACGTTTTCTTCAACTGACAACTTCGCCAGCCATTTTGTGAAAGTTCAAAGTAAAAATGTTCATACAGGACATCAAGACGTAACATTGGCAGAAAATGCTCTGaatgaaatgtaaaaatgtGGTTGGTACTTACCAGTGACTTGTGCCACCACAGCCTGCGAGATCCGGCGGTTCCCCAGAAAGGCTTTAATCTCCTCTTTTACCATGCTGCTATCCCTCCTACAAAAAAACAACGACCCACCATTACTAGCTACAAAAATACTGACTGCCAAGAAGCAGAGGGACAAGCAAAGCACCCACCACAGTCTAAGCAATCAGGTAAGATGTTTGACATTACACTTTACATTACTACATTTGGTTATTCTTGCCGACTGTGAAAAATGACAttacttgtttttattccacATAAGCATACTTATGTCATGTTCATTAACAGACATGATTACTGTAACTGCATCATCGTTTTACTGATGCACCAAGTTAGAGCAAAATGTTTCTTCTATCTGCTGGATTGGTTCTTcctaaatgaaagaaaaattgatACCGCATGAAACCCGAAACTGAATTGAAAATCAACGTGAATCATATCCGGGCCCTTGTGAATTGGATCGAGTTTGAAACTCGAAATCAATACACGGCCCAAAGCATGACGGCATTC is a window of Syngnathus typhle isolate RoL2023-S1 ecotype Sweden unplaced genomic scaffold, RoL_Styp_1.0 HiC_scaffold_477, whole genome shotgun sequence DNA encoding:
- the LOC133149787 gene encoding homeobox-containing protein 1-like isoform X2 codes for the protein MSDFSEEPRFTIEQIDLLQRLRRSGMTKQEILHALETLDRLDREHGDKFGRRTSSSSSSSSAYMVGGTNSCTNNSASNNTASATTTSSVTCNGAINNGEDGVGDHSATTASSTTSKISTATQTQFGSNGGGLSPSLSNNYDTSPPPAPPPPSTILPSPVSLVALSQNGRDSLAATPNGKLSPPRYPVNSAAAVRTFGFEPIEEDLDVDDKVEELMRRDSSMVKEEIKAFLGNRRISQAVVAQVTGISQSRISHWLLQHGSDLSEQKKRAFYRWYALEKTTPGATLNMRPAPLPLEEMEWRQTPPPLATAPGTFRLRRGSRFTWRKECLAVMESYFNDNQYPDEAKREEIANACNAVIQKPGKKLSDLERVTSLKVYNWFANRRKEIKRRANIATILESHGIDVQSPGGHSNSDDIDGNDFTDQACDLPYFDKRPLSRQFGLYRLEPSSPTQDDNAAHSEHQDPISLAVEMAAVNHTILALSRTGGVPSDIKTEVLEDD
- the LOC133149787 gene encoding homeobox-containing protein 1-like isoform X1 produces the protein MSDFSEEPRFTIEQIDLLQRLRRSGMTKQEILHALETLDRLDREHGDKFGRRTSSSSSSSSAYMVGGTNSCTNNSASNNTASATTTSSVTCNGAINNGEDGVGDHSATTASSTTSKISTATQTQFGSNGGGLSPSLSNNYDTSPPPAPPPPSTILPSPVSLVALSQNGRDSLAATPNGKLSPPRYPVNSAAAVRTFGFEPIEEDLDVDDKVEELMRRDSSMVKEEIKAFLGNRRISQAVVAQVTGISQSRISHWLLQHGSDLSEQKKRAFYRWYALEKTTPGATLNMRPAPLPLEEMEWRQTPPPLATAPGTFRLRRGSRFTWRKECLAVMESYFNDNQYPDEAKREEIANACNAVIQKPGKKLSDLERVTSLKVYNWFANRRKEIKRRANIEATILESHGIDVQSPGGHSNSDDIDGNDFTDQACDLPYFDKRPLSRQFGLYRLEPSSPTQDDNAAHSEHQDPISLAVEMAAVNHTILALSRTGGVPSDIKTEVLEDD